In Brassica rapa cultivar Chiifu-401-42 chromosome A06, CAAS_Brap_v3.01, whole genome shotgun sequence, a single window of DNA contains:
- the LOC103873424 gene encoding isovaleryl-CoA dehydrogenase, mitochondrial → MQRLFAARSVLGNAVKTRRRQHLSSLSSSLLFDETQLQFKESVSKFAQDVIAPHAERIDKTNSFPKDVNLWKLMGEFNLHGITAPEEYGGLGLGYLYHCIAMEEISRASGSVALSYGAHSNLCINQLVRNGNTSQKHKYLPKLISGEHVGALAMSEPNAGSDVVSMKCKADKVDGGFLINGNKMWCTNGPSAQTLIVYAKTDTKAGSKGITAFVIEKGMAGFSTAQKLDKLGMRGSDTCELVFENCFVPEENILGKEGKGVYVLMSGLDLERLVLAAGPLGIMQACLDIVLPYIRQREQFGRPVGEFQFIQGKVADMYTALQSSRSYVYSVARECDNGKVDPKDCAGTILCAAERATQVALQAIQCLGGNGYINEYATGRLLRDAKLYEIGAGTSEIRRMVIGRELFKE, encoded by the exons ATGCAGAGGCTTTTCGCAGCGAGATCGGTTCTTGGTAACGCCGTCAAGACGCGGAGGAGGCAGCACTTGTcgtctctctcttcttctctcctcttcgACGAAACTCAGCTTCAG TTTAAAGAAAGTGTGTCCAAGTTTGCACAAGATGTTATCGCTCCTCATGCCGAAAGAATAGATAAAACAAATTCATTTCCAAAG GATGTAAACTTATGGAAGCTAATGGGTGAGTTCAATCTCCATGGAATCACAGCGCCAG AGGAATACGGAGGTCTTGGTCTCGGTTACTTGTATCATTGTATAGCAATGGAGGAAATAAGTCGGGCCTCGGGCTCAGTTGCTCTCTCTTACGGTGCCCATTCCAACCTTTGCATCAATCAATTG GTGCGGAATGGAAATACTTCACAAAAGCACAAATATTTGCCCAAG CTGATCAGTGGAGAGCATGTTGGGGCTCTTGCGATGAGTGAACCCAATG CCGGTTCGGATGTTGTCAGCATGAAATGCAAGGCTGATAAAGTTGATGGTGGCTTTTTAATAAATGGCAACAAGATGTGGTGCACTAATGGTCCCTCTGCTCAAACACTG ATTGTGTACGCCAAAACTGATACAAAAGCAGGCTCTAAAGGAATCACAGCTTTCGTTATAGAGAAGGGAATGGCCGG ATTCAGTACTGCTCAGAAATTGGACAAGCTGGGAATGCGGGGAAGCGACAC GTGTGAGCTTGTTTTTGAGAATTGCTTTGTTCCAGAAGAAAACATTCTTGGCAAGGAAGGAAAAG GAGTGTATGTTTTGATGTCAGGTCTTGATTTGGAGAGACTTGTTTTAGCAGCTGGGCCCTTAGGGATCATGCAGGCATGCCTCGACATCGTACTTCCTTATATTCGCCAGAGAGAACAGTTTGGTCGTCCAGTTGGGGAGTTCCAGTTTATACAG GGTAAAGTTGCTGACATGTACACTGCATTACAGTCTTCAAG GTCATACGTCTACTCTGTTGCGAGGGAGTGTGACAATGGGAAAGTTGACCCAAAG GATTGTGCCGGAACTATTCTTTGTGCAGCAGAAAGAGCAACACAGGTTGCTTTGCAG GCGATACAATGTTTAGGCGGAAATGGATACATCAACGAATATGCAACGGGACGCCTTCTTAGAGATGCAAAGCTATATGAAATCGGTGCTGGTACAAGCGAGATCAGAAGGATGGTCATTGGTCGCGAGCTTTTCAAAGAATAA
- the LOC103873425 gene encoding syntaxin-72 encodes MTVINIIFRVEEICKKYDKYDVDKQRELGASGDDAFSRLFNSIDTDIESVVHKAELASTETNRAAAVALNAEVRRTKARLAEDVVKLQKLAVKKVKGLTKEERESRCDLVIALADRIQVIPDGHERQANSEWGGASAPNKNIKFDISEEDMDDGFFQQTEESSQFRQEYEMRRKKQDEGLDVISEGLDALKNLARDMNEELDKQVPLMDEMETKVDGATSDLKNTNVRLKQQLVKMRSSRNFCIDIILLCVVLGIISYIYNALN; translated from the exons ATGACGGTCATTAATATTATCTTCAGAGTCGAAGAAATTTGCAAGAAGTACGACAAGTACGATGTCGACAAGCAGCGCGAGCTCGGCGCGTCCGGCGACGATGCCTTCTCCCGCCTCTTCAACTCCATTGATACCGATATTGAATCGGTTGTACAT AAAGCGGAGTTGGCATCAACAGAGACCAATAGAGCTGCAGCTGTGGCCTTGAATGCTGAGGTTCGAAGGACGAAAGCGCGTTTAGCTGAAGATGTTGTTAAACTGCAGAAACTGGCCgttaaaaag gtGAAAGGGCTTACAAAAGAGGAACGAGAGTCCCGATGTGATCTAGTTATCGCGCTAGCCGATAGGATTCAAGTGATACCTGACGGACATGAAAGACAAGCTAATAGTGAATGGGGAGGTGCTTCTGCCCCCAACAAGAACATCAAGTTTGATATATCTG AGGAAGACATGGATGATGGGTTCTTCCAGCAAACTGAAGAATCCAGCCAGTTTCGACAAGAATATGAAATGAGAAGAAAGAAGCAG GACGAGGGCCTTGATGTTATATCAGAAGGTTTGGACGCACTGAAGAACTTAGCACGTGACATGAACGAG gaacTTGACAAGCAAGTCCCATTGATGGATGAAATGGAAACAAAG GTTGATGGAGCAACTTCGGATTTGAAGAACACCAATGTTCGGCTCAAGCAACAGCTTGTAAag ATGAGATCGAGCCGCAACTTCTGCATCGACATTATTCTTCTCTGTGTGGTCCTTGGAATCATCTCTTACATCTATAA TGCTCTGAACTAA